Part of the Stackebrandtia endophytica genome is shown below.
GGTCGCCGCTTCCACGTGACAGACCATACGGTGTGGCGGCAACGGATGTCCGCAGGGCACGCCGGGCGAGATCCATCATGGCCGTAGCGAGGTGCGCGGAGCATCTTGTCCAAAATGGATCTTGCCCGCGATTGCTACTCTCCTTTGCATGTCAGGAGCGCCCGATCTTGGTGTCGATTTCGGTACCTCACACACCGTAGCGGTGCTCAATACCGGCGGCAGCGTGACTCCGCTGCTGTTCGACGGCTCGCCACTACTGCCCTCGGACGTCTACGCCGAGTCGGACGGCACGTTGTTGACCGGCCGCGACGCCCAACAGGCCGCCCGCAGCGAGCCGGCCAGTTGCGAACCACACCCCAAGCGCCGTATCGACGACGGGTCGGTGTTGCTGGGGCAGCTCGACATCGGCGTGGTCGACCTGTTCACCGCGGTCCTGTCCCGAGTGCGCGACGAAGCGGTTCGCGTCGTGGGTCGGATACCCGACAACGTGACCGTCACCCACCCGGCCAGCTGGGGAGCTCCCCGACGGAAGGTCCTCTCGGACGCGGCGGACAGAGCCGGCCTCGGGACGGTCCGGCTGGTACCCGAACCCGTTGTGGCGGCCCAGTACTTCGTGGTCGTGGCCGGGCATCGGGTCCCGGTCGGGACCTCGGCTATCGTCGCCGACTTCGGTGGCGGCACCTTCGACGCGACCCTGGTGCGGCGAACCGAATCCGGATTCGACGTACGCGCCGTCGTCGGACGTGACGACCTGGGCGGCGTGGACCTCGACGACGCCATCGCCCGCCACCTCGCACAGCGGTCAGGACACTCCGTCGACTGGACCGGACTATTGCACCCGTCCACCGCCCGTGACCACCGAGCCCGCCGAGCCTGGTACGACGAGGTGCGGTTGGCGAAGGAACGCCTGTCCCGGCACAGCATGGCCGAGTTGTACATCGCGCCCGCTGACCGCTCGGTGCATCTGACCCGCGACGAGGTCGAAACGCTGGCCGACCCGCTGTTGGCCCCGGCGTTGACGCTCATCACCGACCTGATCGGGCACGATCCCGTGTCGGCGGTCTTCCTGGTCGGTGGGGGCAGCCGTATTCCGCTGGTGGCGACCCGGTTGCACCAGGCGCTGCGGCGATCCGGGCTCGACCTCAGTCCCACGATCCTGGAGCAGCCGGAACTGGTCGTCGCCCAAGGCGGCGCCCTTCCTCCCAGCGCCGTCGAAGCCCCCACCGGTGACCTCGCGGTGTCGGATACCCCCACCGCGGCCCAGCTGGTTCCCGACCTGTCACCGCCGCCGATCGACGACTCGCCGTTCCTGTCGGAGCCGCCGGACCCGACCGAGGTCGACCTGACGCCGCCCGGTTTCGTGGACGAACCGATCACCGGACCGCCGATCACCACGGGTGTGTCGATACCCGAGCCGGTTCGGGGACGATCGCGGGTCCTGGCGCGGATCGGACCCCTGTTGGTCGTGGTGGTGATAGTCGCCGTGGTGGGACTGATCCTCAACCTGCCCACCGGTGACGCCGAGGAGAGTGGTGACGGCACCGCCACGACGACCGAGGCCGCCGACCCCGGTTCGGACGTCACCTACTTTCCCGAACACGGCGGCCTGGTCACCGATCTGGCCGTCGGATTGACCACCCCCGGTTGGGACATGCTGCTGTCGGCCGGCGAGGACGCCGTCGTCCGGGTGGAACAGCTCGCCGATGCCATGTACGAGCCGGGGCCGCATACCGGTCACCGTGCCGGGGTCACCGCGATAGCGCTGGGTGATATCGGTGGGGCTCAACACGCCCTCTCTGGCGACGCCGACGGCCTCATCCAGATCTGGGAACCGGCGAGCAAGATGACGCTGTACGAGTTCGCCGAGCACGATGGGGCGATCCTGGACATCGCGACGACGCCCGGCGGGACCGCGATATCGGTCGATGACGCCTCCGGGGTGCCCGTCGTGTGGGACATCGCGGGACAGGAACGACAACGGGAGTTGTCGGGCCTGTCGGACAAGGTGACCGCGTTGACCACTGCGCCTGGCGGTGACGGCTACCTCGTCGCCGGTGCCGATACCGGCGGCCGGATCGCGGTGTGGGACGTCGGCAGCGGGGACCTGGTGTACGAGCACCTGGCCGCCAGTGGCCAGGCGCGCGCCATCGACTTGGCGGAGCTGGACGGCCGACCCGTGATGGTGGTGGCACCGCAGGACGGCGTCCCCTACCTGTGGGATCTGGAGTCGGAGCAGTCCCTGGGAGGGTTCGACACCACCGACACCGGTTCGATCCAGCTCTTCGACTGGAACGGACGACTGCTGGTGGCCGCCGGCGGATCCGGTGGCTTCGTCCGCGTGTGGGACGCCGC
Proteins encoded:
- a CDS encoding Hsp70 family protein, with protein sequence MSGAPDLGVDFGTSHTVAVLNTGGSVTPLLFDGSPLLPSDVYAESDGTLLTGRDAQQAARSEPASCEPHPKRRIDDGSVLLGQLDIGVVDLFTAVLSRVRDEAVRVVGRIPDNVTVTHPASWGAPRRKVLSDAADRAGLGTVRLVPEPVVAAQYFVVVAGHRVPVGTSAIVADFGGGTFDATLVRRTESGFDVRAVVGRDDLGGVDLDDAIARHLAQRSGHSVDWTGLLHPSTARDHRARRAWYDEVRLAKERLSRHSMAELYIAPADRSVHLTRDEVETLADPLLAPALTLITDLIGHDPVSAVFLVGGGSRIPLVATRLHQALRRSGLDLSPTILEQPELVVAQGGALPPSAVEAPTGDLAVSDTPTAAQLVPDLSPPPIDDSPFLSEPPDPTEVDLTPPGFVDEPITGPPITTGVSIPEPVRGRSRVLARIGPLLVVVVIVAVVGLILNLPTGDAEESGDGTATTTEAADPGSDVTYFPEHGGLVTDLAVGLTTPGWDMLLSAGEDAVVRVEQLADAMYEPGPHTGHRAGVTAIALGDIGGAQHALSGDADGLIQIWEPASKMTLYEFAEHDGAILDIATTPGGTAISVDDASGVPVVWDIAGQERQRELSGLSDKVTALTTAPGGDGYLVAGADTGGRIAVWDVGSGDLVYEHLAASGQARAIDLAELDGRPVMVVAPQDGVPYLWDLESEQSLGGFDTTDTGSIQLFDWNGRLLVAAGGSGGFVRVWDAATTSPVAELDLEQPDAEPIPALQLLKTADGLVVYAAIGNRVAAAPVEVD